The Leadbettera azotonutricia ZAS-9 genome has a window encoding:
- a CDS encoding M16 family metallopeptidase translates to MKEPIRFPIISVFAFCAAFALACLASCQSAGKAVYSGLGKPSDPVPFMAKARTGTLPSGLRYYILENSKPEGRAFLTLAVDAGSVLETEDERGLAHFVEHMAFNGTTRFPELELISYLRSLGMRFGPEVNAYTSYDETVYGIETTVEADANGRNAIPDRALAIIDDWTHAITFAPKDVDDERLIIMEEYRSRLGASERIRRQMLPVLFKGSPYADRLPIGLPEIIENAPASRLEGFYEKWYKPENMALIFVGDFDGAALEASLGSHFTIPASTEAFKRPRYNLPQPKKGNFEALVLADAELSQTRVDLYYKLKAMAPRTDLAGYRQDIVDYLASTMLYLRFEEARSKPETPYMAAGAGNVRYGDTSRYYALVGQAKAGAAEATLRELLTIKESLVRYGFTETEADIARRSLLSDMEQMVAEKDRQESNSYIRAFTNHFTTGEMAIDIEWEYDAIQKLLPGIALKEINASIKNTFTDDDLTVFISAPESEQGSLPAKEQIGAIVKEIRKAKIEKPQTAAVSGELLDRIPQAGHIVSEHTDSDTGALIWQLSNGMELILKETKNRNNEISLYAQARGGTYNVPPDQDISATLAAEMRNASGLGPYTQSELVKKLADKQVSFSFWASNFIRGFQGSAASGDISTLFEMIYLGFTQPRFDPDAVQVLLDNRRTRLIQEAEDPNAVFSKEVNRTVYGNPRFHSIELNDLDKVNLDDAMAFIEACCNPSDYTFVFTGNIDTAQFRDLAETYLASIPPGQPFNQWADADYQRPGKVEKEVLKGREERSVVGIAWFVPMPYSEEAYAASAVLNEYLDIVLNDEIRESLGGVYSISATVSVSPIPRGELSCGVYFICDPRRSAELSAAAVLQIQEIADGTINDDAFAKSIEALLKGQEESVQSNLYIAQSYANSAVIYNAPLSRMDRRPALYQAVKHRDIQDTAARLLEGGPARIILYPVGMN, encoded by the coding sequence ATGAAAGAACCCATACGATTTCCCATTATCTCCGTTTTTGCTTTCTGCGCGGCTTTTGCCCTGGCTTGCCTTGCTTCCTGCCAATCAGCGGGGAAGGCTGTCTATAGCGGCCTTGGAAAGCCCTCCGATCCTGTGCCGTTCATGGCAAAAGCCCGTACCGGCACCCTCCCTTCGGGGCTTCGGTACTATATACTCGAAAACTCCAAGCCTGAAGGGCGCGCCTTCCTGACCCTGGCTGTGGACGCTGGTTCGGTGCTCGAAACCGAAGACGAACGGGGCTTGGCGCATTTTGTGGAGCATATGGCATTTAACGGAACTACCCGCTTCCCCGAACTGGAGCTTATAAGCTATCTCCGCTCCCTGGGGATGCGTTTTGGCCCGGAAGTGAATGCCTACACCTCCTACGATGAGACAGTTTACGGCATCGAAACCACGGTGGAGGCCGACGCAAACGGGCGCAATGCCATCCCCGACAGGGCATTGGCTATTATTGACGACTGGACTCATGCCATCACCTTTGCCCCAAAAGATGTGGATGACGAAAGGCTCATCATAATGGAAGAATACCGTTCCCGCCTTGGGGCTTCCGAGCGTATACGCCGGCAGATGCTGCCTGTGCTCTTTAAGGGCTCGCCCTACGCCGACAGGCTTCCCATAGGACTCCCTGAGATCATCGAAAATGCCCCTGCCTCGAGGCTCGAGGGTTTCTACGAAAAATGGTATAAGCCCGAAAACATGGCCCTCATATTTGTAGGCGATTTTGACGGCGCTGCCCTGGAAGCCTCCCTTGGAAGCCATTTTACCATCCCTGCTTCTACCGAAGCTTTTAAGCGGCCCCGCTATAACTTGCCCCAGCCCAAAAAAGGAAATTTCGAAGCCCTGGTTCTTGCCGACGCGGAACTCTCCCAGACCCGTGTGGATCTTTACTATAAGCTGAAGGCTATGGCCCCGCGGACAGATTTGGCCGGCTACCGCCAGGATATCGTGGATTACCTTGCGAGCACCATGCTCTACCTCCGTTTTGAGGAAGCCCGTTCAAAGCCCGAAACCCCCTACATGGCCGCAGGCGCGGGGAATGTCCGTTACGGCGATACTTCCCGTTATTATGCCCTGGTAGGCCAGGCCAAGGCAGGGGCCGCAGAGGCTACGCTCCGCGAACTCCTCACCATAAAAGAATCCCTGGTGCGTTACGGCTTTACCGAAACCGAGGCGGACATTGCCCGCCGTTCCCTTCTTTCGGACATGGAACAGATGGTAGCAGAAAAAGACAGGCAGGAGTCCAATTCCTATATTCGAGCTTTTACCAATCATTTTACTACAGGCGAAATGGCCATCGATATCGAATGGGAATATGATGCAATACAAAAACTGCTTCCCGGCATTGCATTAAAAGAAATCAATGCTTCAATTAAAAACACTTTTACCGATGATGATTTAACAGTATTCATAAGCGCCCCTGAATCCGAGCAGGGGAGCCTCCCCGCTAAAGAGCAAATCGGGGCTATCGTTAAAGAGATACGCAAGGCAAAGATTGAAAAGCCCCAGACCGCTGCAGTAAGCGGGGAACTCCTGGACAGGATTCCCCAGGCGGGGCATATTGTTTCTGAACATACCGACAGTGATACCGGCGCCCTGATATGGCAGCTCAGCAACGGCATGGAGCTTATCCTCAAAGAGACCAAAAACCGCAACAACGAAATTTCCCTCTATGCCCAGGCAAGGGGCGGCACCTATAATGTCCCGCCGGATCAGGATATTTCCGCCACCCTTGCAGCCGAAATGCGGAATGCTTCGGGGCTCGGCCCTTACACGCAGAGCGAACTCGTGAAGAAACTTGCGGACAAGCAGGTGAGCTTTTCGTTCTGGGCTTCGAACTTTATCAGGGGCTTCCAGGGATCGGCAGCCAGCGGGGATATTTCTACCCTTTTTGAAATGATCTATTTAGGCTTTACCCAGCCCCGTTTTGATCCTGATGCGGTTCAGGTTCTGCTGGACAACAGGCGGACCAGGCTGATACAGGAGGCTGAAGATCCCAATGCGGTTTTTTCAAAGGAAGTGAATCGTACTGTTTACGGCAATCCCCGCTTCCATTCCATCGAATTGAATGATCTCGACAAGGTCAACCTTGATGACGCTATGGCTTTTATAGAAGCCTGCTGCAACCCCTCTGATTACACCTTTGTATTTACCGGCAATATCGATACAGCGCAATTCCGCGATCTCGCCGAAACTTATCTTGCATCGATCCCGCCAGGACAACCCTTCAACCAATGGGCTGATGCGGATTACCAGAGACCCGGCAAAGTTGAAAAAGAAGTACTGAAAGGCAGGGAAGAGCGGAGCGTGGTAGGCATTGCCTGGTTCGTCCCTATGCCCTATTCCGAAGAAGCCTATGCTGCAAGCGCGGTGCTCAACGAATACCTCGACATAGTTTTGAACGATGAAATCCGCGAAAGCCTCGGGGGCGTCTATTCCATATCGGCCACGGTTTCTGTCTCCCCTATTCCCAGGGGCGAATTGTCATGCGGCGTTTACTTCATCTGCGATCCCAGGCGATCGGCCGAACTCAGCGCTGCGGCAGTATTGCAAATACAGGAGATTGCCGACGGTACAATTAACGATGATGCCTTTGCCAAATCCATAGAAGCCCTGCTCAAAGGCCAGGAGGAATCGGTGCAGAGCAACCTTTACATAGCCCAGAGCTATGCGAATTCGGCGGTCATCTACAATGCGCCCTTGAGCCGTATGGACAGAAGGCCCGCTTTGTATCAAGCTGTAAAACACAGGGATATTCAGGACACCGCAGCCAGGCTCCTTGAGGGAGGCCCAGCCCGGATCATTTTATACCCGGTTGGGATGAATTAA
- a CDS encoding exopolyphosphatase, producing MRLLTRSDFDGLACGALLLYMGVVDDWKFVHPKDIQDGLVEATDNDILANIPYIPGCKLWFDHHSSETERLGKKTYFEGVSRKAPSCARVVYEYYGGDEKLGRFAEMVHYVDKVDSGDLTSDEIVDPHGWILLGFLMDPRTGLGRFRNFTISNYDLMKELALACATKDISQILAMKDVKERVDIYFEQDKLFREMLSKYVKIEGKVLVVDLRGVETIYAGNRFIMYTLYPDQNISVWTVDGRNKINCAITVGYSIINRTATVDVGSMLYKYGGGGHHQVGTCQVPYADADRIIREIVEQCKAEVS from the coding sequence ATGAGATTACTAACCAGATCGGATTTTGACGGCTTAGCCTGCGGCGCCCTTCTCCTCTATATGGGGGTTGTGGACGATTGGAAATTTGTGCACCCCAAGGATATTCAGGACGGCCTTGTAGAAGCAACAGACAACGACATCCTGGCAAATATTCCTTATATCCCAGGCTGCAAGCTCTGGTTCGACCATCATTCCAGCGAGACCGAAAGGCTGGGCAAAAAAACTTACTTCGAAGGCGTTTCCCGCAAAGCCCCCAGCTGCGCCAGGGTAGTCTACGAATACTACGGCGGCGATGAAAAACTTGGCCGCTTTGCCGAAATGGTGCACTATGTAGACAAGGTGGATTCAGGGGACCTCACTTCAGACGAGATCGTCGATCCCCATGGCTGGATACTCCTGGGCTTTCTCATGGATCCCCGTACAGGCCTTGGCCGCTTCCGGAATTTTACCATCAGCAATTACGATTTGATGAAGGAGCTTGCCCTTGCCTGCGCCACCAAGGACATCAGCCAGATCCTTGCCATGAAAGACGTCAAGGAAAGGGTGGATATTTATTTTGAGCAGGATAAGCTCTTCAGGGAGATGCTCTCCAAGTACGTCAAAATAGAAGGCAAGGTCCTCGTGGTAGACCTCAGGGGAGTGGAAACCATCTATGCCGGAAACCGCTTCATCATGTACACCCTGTACCCGGATCAGAATATCTCGGTCTGGACCGTGGACGGCAGGAACAAAATCAACTGCGCCATCACCGTCGGCTACAGCATCATAAACCGTACAGCCACAGTCGATGTGGGCAGCATGCTCTACAAGTATGGCGGAGGCGGACACCACCAGGTCGGTACCTGCCAGGTTCCTTACGCCGATGCCGATCGCATTATCAGGGAAATTGTGGAGCAGTGCAAGGCTGAGGTTTCATAA
- a CDS encoding polysaccharide deacetylase family protein, with product MQKKTNPLGNNALFFVKALSILLFLGCATSDSLDIDIQPAPVGDLYSAEEIQYQIDASWQYLGYRSRPNKYIAITFDDGPAGPGTAMLLKILEGKYVTATFFLIGENIEQFPEHAKAIFEAGHELGNHSWDSDRLDGRVSERTVRSKLQRTSQKIHEITGRDPVVFRAPDLAYGNSLKKICIESHMAIIGASSIGQDYESGIKAAQIVNNILISAEDGAIISLHETNTAPATVFALSDMIDHLRARGFWIMSVSQLAAIKNRPLVSGNRYDTIR from the coding sequence ATGCAGAAAAAAACAAACCCTCTTGGAAATAACGCATTGTTTTTTGTCAAAGCCCTTTCAATTTTACTTTTTTTAGGCTGCGCCACTTCTGATTCTTTGGACATAGACATTCAGCCGGCCCCTGTAGGAGACCTTTACAGTGCCGAAGAAATTCAATATCAAATTGACGCAAGCTGGCAATACCTTGGTTACAGAAGCAGGCCAAATAAATATATTGCCATTACTTTTGATGATGGCCCTGCGGGCCCGGGAACCGCGATGCTTCTGAAAATTCTGGAGGGAAAGTACGTTACAGCCACTTTTTTTCTTATTGGTGAAAACATTGAACAATTTCCCGAGCATGCAAAGGCCATATTCGAAGCAGGCCATGAATTGGGAAATCATTCATGGGACAGCGACAGGCTGGACGGAAGAGTCAGCGAAAGAACCGTTAGATCAAAACTGCAAAGAACCTCCCAAAAAATTCATGAAATAACAGGACGGGATCCTGTTGTGTTCCGCGCCCCTGATCTAGCCTATGGAAATTCACTTAAGAAAATATGCATCGAATCGCACATGGCAATTATAGGCGCAAGCAGCATAGGCCAGGATTACGAAAGCGGCATCAAAGCAGCGCAAATCGTAAACAATATACTCATCAGCGCGGAAGACGGCGCCATCATTAGCCTCCACGAAACCAACACAGCCCCTGCGACTGTTTTTGCCCTCTCCGATATGATAGACCATCTGCGGGCCAGGGGTTTTTGGATAATGTCCGTAAGCCAGCTTGCAGCAATAAAAAACCGGCCCCTGGTATCAGGAAACCGGTATGATACGATTAGGTGA